The Cellulomonas oligotrophica sequence TCCTCGGCCCGAACGCCGAGTGGGACGGCCCGCACGGCGGTGTGGACTTCGTCCCCCCGGTCCGCACCGACCGCCTCCTCATCGCGGGCGACGAGACCGCCCTGCCGGCCATCTCCGGCATCGTCGAGCGCCTGCCCGCCGACGCCCGCGGCGAGGTCGTCATCGAGATGCCGTCGTCGCTCGACCGCATCGACCTGGGCGCCCCCGAGGGCGTCACGGTCCGCTGGTACGGCCGCGACGGCCGCCCCCACGGCGAGCTCCTCGTGCCCGCCGTCCAGGCCGCCTGCGCGCGCCTCCTGCCCGGCCAGGCCCCGGCGGTGGACGTCGACCTCGAGGACGTCGACGTCGACAACGGCCTGCTGTGGGAGGTCCCGGTGGACTACACCACCCACACCCCGCTGGCCGACGAGGCCCACCTGTACGCCTGGCTCGCCGGCGAGGCCGGGGTCATCAAGACCCTGCGCCGCCACCTCGTGCGCGACTGCGGCGTCGACCGCAAGGCCGTCGCGTTCATGGGCTACTGGCGTCAGGGTCGCTCCGAGGGCAGCTGACGCGTCCGGCCGTCATCCGACGGCCGGACGCGGCGGACGGCTCCGTCCGTCCACGGGGCGATGCCCCGACCTGCGGGTCGGTGCGACGGTGGCCTGTCGCCGGATCGTGCCGGCGCGCTGCCGCACCCGCGCCCGAGAGGTCCACCCCCGTGTTCCGTCAGGTCCCCGTCCTGCCCGTCGTCGTCCCCCTGGCCGTGCTGGTCGCCGCCGTGGTCCTCGTGCCGCTGGCCCGGCGCGGGCGGCTCACGGCACCGCGCGCCGCGGTCGCGCTGGCGCTGGGGGTGTACGCGGCGGGGATCGTGGCGAACACCGTCTTCCCGATCTTCCTGGACAAGCCGGTGCCCGAGGGCGACTGGATGCGCCACCTGGCCCTCGTGCCGCTGGCGGGGTACCAGCTGGGCGACGCGCTGACCAACGTCGCGGTGTTCGTGCCGCTGGGGATGCTGGTGCCGCTGCTGACCGCCCGCCCCTCGTGGCGGCGCACGGTGCTGGTCGCGACGTCCGTCAGCCTGGGCATCGAGGCCACCCAGTACGTCACCGCCCACGCGCTGGGCGGCGGGCACATCGCCGACGTGAACGACCTGGTGTTCAACGTCCTCGGCGGCGTGCTCGGGTACGGCGTGCTCGCGGCGCTCGTCCGGGTCCCCGGGGCCGCCGCGCTGGTCGACCGGTTCCGCTGGCCGGACGTGCCCCGACCGGCCGCCACCCCGGCACCGGCCGAGGTCGATCGCGCTCTGCGAGGGCTGGCCGGCTGACGAGGAGCGAAGGCGGCCGTCGTGCGGCGCATCAACCGTCCGTCGGGCGCGGGCGGCTCGCGATCGTGACGCGCACGGGGTCGCCGACGTCCTTGCCGAGCTGCTTGCGGACCTTGGCGCTCAGCGACACCATGTGCCCGCCCGTGCCGGTGACCATCGCGCCGACGTTCTCCAGGGTGACGTCGTCCACGGTCGCGTCGACGCGGACGGTCCTGCCGGTCCCGAAGAAGTCCGCGGACCCGGGGATCTCGACACAGCTCCAGGTCTCGCCCTTGACCTGCACACCGATGGTCGTCTCGAAGGTCATCTGCTCAGCAGCCATCCCTGCACGGTAGGCGAAGGGCGTCAACGACGCGGTGCTCGCGGGTCCGGCTCGGTCGTGGGCGTCGCACGGCTGCTGAGGTCCGCTCCTGCGTGGCAGGCGCTCGCGTCCGTCCAGGCCTGCGGGGTGCCGAGCCCGCAACCCGCAGATTGTGGAGCCCGCAACCCGCAGATTGTAGAGTCCACAGCCCGCAGATCGTGGAGCTCGGAGGCCGCAGGTCGTCGAACCTGTGCGGCCTGGGCCCCGGGTCGGGATGCCCCTACGATCGCGGGAACGGCCGGGTGGTCGGCGGCGACGGGGCCGGAGGTGGGCGTGACGAGCGGGCAGGACGCGCGGCCGCACGTGGTGGTGGTCGGGTCGGGGTTCGGCGGGTCGGTCGCGGCGCTGCGGCTGACGGAGAAGGGGTACCGGGTCACGGTCCTGGAGGCCGGGCGCCGGTTCACGGCGCAGACGCTGCCGCGTACGTCGTGGGACGTGCGGCGGTTCCTGTGGGCGCCGCGGCTGGGGTGCCGGGGGATCCAGCGGATCCACGTGCTGCCGGACGTCGTGGTGCTCGCCGGCGCGGGCGTCGGCGGCGGGTCGCTGGTGTACGCGAACACGCTGTACGAGCCGCAGGGCGACGCGTTCTTCACCGACCCGCAGTG is a genomic window containing:
- a CDS encoding DUF1905 domain-containing protein → MAAEQMTFETTIGVQVKGETWSCVEIPGSADFFGTGRTVRVDATVDDVTLENVGAMVTGTGGHMVSLSAKVRKQLGKDVGDPVRVTIASRPRPTDG
- a CDS encoding VanZ family protein; protein product: MFRQVPVLPVVVPLAVLVAAVVLVPLARRGRLTAPRAAVALALGVYAAGIVANTVFPIFLDKPVPEGDWMRHLALVPLAGYQLGDALTNVAVFVPLGMLVPLLTARPSWRRTVLVATSVSLGIEATQYVTAHALGGGHIADVNDLVFNVLGGVLGYGVLAALVRVPGAAALVDRFRWPDVPRPAATPAPAEVDRALRGLAG
- a CDS encoding siderophore-interacting protein is translated as MFHVRVAAMRQLCPSVVRLTFTGDDLHLFADNGFDQRIKFFLPLEDAPYTDLLGLGSTADWYGRYRELPDDRRHPIRTYTARGVRHVVRELDVDVVLHGDTGPASAWASACRLGDDLVILGPNAEWDGPHGGVDFVPPVRTDRLLIAGDETALPAISGIVERLPADARGEVVIEMPSSLDRIDLGAPEGVTVRWYGRDGRPHGELLVPAVQAACARLLPGQAPAVDVDLEDVDVDNGLLWEVPVDYTTHTPLADEAHLYAWLAGEAGVIKTLRRHLVRDCGVDRKAVAFMGYWRQGRSEGS